The Paraburkholderia sabiae genome includes a region encoding these proteins:
- a CDS encoding OmpA family protein, producing MRLKLSLLASALLAASFSATAFADNAGPANVTPVDNSGNKIRTTVLPAPASTPNTSSPAATGAVTSAPPAANATPGQVVVGGKLPDEATKAAVLARLRDTYGAANVVDQIEIGDVATPPNWSANVQKLIGPELKQISKGQLKIDGTSIEVKGEVRNEAQRQQLASDMANSLNPTYTIKNALRVSASEQGLLDQTLANRTIEFETGSATLTPQGRTILDQMASVLTKMTTKQVAIIGHTDTSGSRTSNIALSQARADAVKGYLVAKGISPQQLSTLGVGPDQPIATNDTADGRARNRRIEFRAGS from the coding sequence ATGCGATTGAAGCTTTCCCTGCTCGCCAGCGCATTGCTCGCTGCGTCGTTCAGTGCGACGGCGTTTGCGGACAACGCCGGTCCCGCGAACGTCACGCCTGTCGACAACAGCGGCAACAAGATTCGTACGACTGTGCTGCCCGCGCCAGCATCGACGCCCAACACTTCGTCGCCTGCCGCAACGGGCGCGGTCACGTCAGCACCGCCTGCCGCGAATGCAACGCCAGGACAGGTAGTCGTAGGCGGCAAACTGCCCGACGAGGCAACCAAGGCCGCTGTGCTCGCCCGTTTGCGCGACACGTATGGCGCGGCGAACGTCGTCGATCAGATCGAGATCGGCGATGTAGCGACGCCGCCCAACTGGAGCGCGAACGTACAGAAACTGATCGGTCCCGAACTCAAGCAGATCAGCAAGGGCCAGTTGAAGATCGACGGCACGTCGATCGAAGTGAAGGGCGAAGTGCGCAACGAAGCGCAACGTCAGCAGCTTGCCAGCGATATGGCGAATTCGCTGAACCCGACGTACACGATCAAAAACGCATTGCGCGTCAGTGCGTCCGAACAGGGTCTGCTCGATCAGACGCTCGCGAATCGCACGATCGAATTCGAAACGGGCAGCGCGACGTTGACGCCGCAAGGCCGCACGATTCTCGACCAGATGGCGTCCGTGCTTACGAAGATGACGACGAAGCAGGTCGCGATTATCGGGCACACGGATACGTCCGGCAGTCGTACGTCGAATATCGCGCTGAGCCAGGCGCGCGCCGACGCCGTGAAGGGTTATCTCGTCGCGAAGGGCATTTCGCCGCAACAGCTGTCGACGCTCGGCGTCGGGCCCGATCAACCGATCGCAACGAACGACACGGCCGATGGCCGCGCGCGCAATCGACGTATCGAGTTCCGCGCGGGTTCGTGA
- the tssA gene encoding type VI secretion system protein TssA, producing MPTNFITLLEPITEASPCGDDLLFSAEFDAIQHARRFDDASLDQGEWVTEIKEADWSFVIEQCTALLKTQTKDLRLAAWLTEALAIEEGAVGLTQGYSLLAGLCERYWDSVHPLVDGDDAEYRLGNIGWLVVRTAELLRALPVTQAPGSSFSTLDWDVATHVAQAIKRDPEHADDIARGKPSNEQIEMSKRSTPPAFYTVLLADLRAFEAAMRSLESELERHAGDAAPSFRQAKDAYEAVYRLAERFAKDVGANTASTPTPAAASQEQQPSAEERSEPSFRTPPQLEEPPLPMSTTSVSNPTPGVIQTRAQAVAQLRAVARFFRHTEPHSPAAYLADKAAEWADMPLHQWLATVVKDDGSLAHIREMLGVKPDDNN from the coding sequence ATGCCGACCAATTTCATTACGTTGCTTGAACCCATTACGGAAGCCTCGCCGTGTGGCGATGATCTGTTGTTCTCGGCTGAATTCGATGCGATCCAGCACGCGCGCCGCTTCGACGATGCATCGCTGGATCAGGGCGAATGGGTCACGGAAATCAAGGAAGCCGACTGGTCTTTCGTCATCGAGCAATGCACGGCGCTGCTGAAAACGCAGACCAAAGATCTGCGGCTTGCCGCGTGGCTGACGGAAGCGCTTGCGATCGAAGAAGGCGCAGTCGGGCTGACGCAGGGCTATTCATTGCTGGCGGGCTTGTGCGAGCGCTATTGGGACAGCGTGCATCCTCTCGTTGACGGTGACGATGCGGAGTACCGGCTCGGCAATATTGGCTGGCTAGTGGTGCGTACGGCGGAATTGCTGCGCGCGCTGCCCGTCACGCAGGCACCGGGCAGTTCGTTCAGCACGCTCGATTGGGACGTGGCCACGCACGTCGCGCAAGCTATCAAGCGTGACCCCGAGCATGCGGACGATATCGCGCGCGGCAAGCCGTCGAACGAACAGATCGAGATGTCGAAGCGTTCGACGCCGCCCGCGTTTTACACCGTTCTGCTTGCTGATCTGCGTGCATTTGAAGCAGCGATGCGCTCGCTCGAAAGCGAACTGGAGCGTCATGCGGGCGACGCCGCACCGAGTTTCCGTCAGGCGAAGGATGCCTACGAAGCCGTGTATCGCCTCGCCGAACGCTTTGCGAAAGATGTGGGTGCGAATACAGCAAGTACGCCGACACCAGCTGCTGCATCACAAGAACAACAACCCTCTGCAGAAGAGCGTAGCGAGCCTTCGTTCAGAACGCCGCCGCAGCTCGAGGAGCCACCGTTGCCTATGTCGACTACAAGTGTGTCCAATCCGACGCCGGGCGTCATTCAAACCCGCGCGCAGGCCGTCGCGCAGCTGCGTGCGGTCGCGCGTTTCTTTCGCCATACGGAGCCGCACAGTCCCGCCGCGTATCTCGCGGACAAGGCGGCAGAGTGGGCGGATATGCCGTTGCATCAGTGGCTTGCAACCGTCGTCAAGGACGACGGCTCGCTCGCTCACATCCGCGAGATGCTGGGCGTGAAGCCCGACGATAACAACTAG